CAGCGCCGCGGTTGATTCCGCTTCGACCGCCGATACCGGCTGCTGCGCCGCAGCTGCAAGCGGGCCTGTGATATGTTCGCTTGTCCAATTCGCTACACCGCGGCCTACGTCACTCAGCGCATCAATTCCGCTCGCAAAATGCGCGGTTTCAGGATTGGCGTACGAACCGCCGAGCGCGTCGTTGTCGACGCCGCTAAAACTGTACGGCGTTCCGCCCTGTACGCCGTTTGCGACGTCCTGCTGCGCAAGTCCCGGCGCGCCGCTCTCGACGGAGACGCCGGAATCGGAGTTCTCCTCCGCTGCGCCGATGCCGAAGGATTGCAGGCCCGTCTCCGCTTCTTGCCGCGTCATACCCGGCACGTTATCGCTGAGCATCGCAGCGGTCGATTCCGCTTCGACCGCAGAGACCGGTTGCTGCGTCGCAGCTGCGAACGGCCCGGTAATGTTTTCGCTGCACCAACCCGCAACGCTGTTCAGAAAACCGCTGCCCATATCGCCTAGCGCAGCCAACCCGCTGCCGATCTGCGTTGTTTCGGCGTCGGTATACGAGCCGCCGAGCGCGTCGTTATCGACGCCGCTGTAAGAGCAGGGCGTACCGCCTTGCACGCCTTCTCCCTCGGAACCTTCCGAAGAGGCGCTGCTGCCTGAATCCGCCGCCTCGCTGCCGAAGCCGCCGGAGGAAGCATTCGATGCGCTCTCGTTTGAGGCATCGCCGCCGAAACTGCCGCCGCTCAGCCCTTGTCCCTCGCTGCCGCTTGATTCGCTGCTGCCGCCGAAACCGCCCGCACTGCCTTGACTGTCGCCGCCGCTTGACTCGCCGCCGTTTCCTCCGCCGTAACCGCCACCGTAACCGCCGCCGTAGCCGCCGCTATTTCCGCCTTCGCCTGATCCATCATAACTCATGCTATACCGCTCCTTTGTTCTGTATTGCTTGTGGTTGCCGCCCCTTATAATGTTGATAATTAATGGATCACGCTTTTCCATCGTTTATCCCATTGCTTTTATTGCAATCCCTTAATCCTCTCTTTTGCCTGGGCAATTCGTTGATCACTCGGCGCGGCATTTTTGATAAATTCATTGTAGGCATTCAGCGCTTCTTTGTATTGTTGTTTCTTTTCATAAACAGCTCCCAGCTCAAAATAGGCATGCACAAGATCTTGATTTGTTCGAATGGCCTGTTGATAATCGCTGATTGCCTTCTCATATTCCTTTAATCCAACATAGGCATTGCCGCGAAGCAAGAACGATTTAGCATCGCCAGCGATCTCAATTGCTTTCGTACAATCCTCCACCGCCTTCTGATATTCACCTTTTACAAAATACATGCCGCCTCGATTATTGTACGCTTCCGCCATCGTTGCGTTCAGTTCGATCGCCTTCGTAAAGTCTTCCAATGCCAGGTTTATCTTCTCTACGTTCGCATAAGCAATTCCTCGCGAAACATACGCGTCTTCCTTTTTTGGTTCTAGTTCTATCGCTTTTGAATAATCACTTATCGCTAAATCATATTGATGTCTTTTCGAATATGCTATGCCTCTTTTGTAGTATGCATCGCGGCTTTGATCCGGCGTTCCTTCAATCTGATGACTGTATAGCCAAATCTGACACTGTGGATCCTTTGTGATGAAATAGAAAACTGAAAAACACAGCAATGCTAGCGATAAAATCACAACCACACGAATTATTTTCGTATTTGTCATACATACTCGCTCCTTTTTATCTGAACCTTACCGTCAATTTTCAGTAATCTATAATAGTTTCATTATTTTTTATACAAACAAGATTTGATCAGTTATGTTTTTGCTATTCTTTATCCTGCTACTACCACATTAAAAGACATAAAATTCCCCATGGAATAAAAATAGCCGAACTATACACCAGCTTTGCCTTCGTCACCTCTTCCGGATTTTTAATATGATTGCCGAAACCATACAGCAGCAATCCGACGAGCATCATCCCGATACTTGCCAATAACTGGCGCAGCATCGGGATTCCCTCAATCATCTGGCCAGCCATCAAAAGACCGCTTCCCATTCCAGCACCTGCTATTACACTCAGTCCAATTCGATTATAGGTATTGTATTTTTTCCGTTTATAAATAATCCAGATTACAATTCCTACAACTATGAGCATTATCATTCCAAGATTCCATGGATACTTCAGATGCAAGCCAATCGGCGTTACAATCGATCCGATTATCAGCCCTTGCTTCGCGGTTAATTTGTCTTCCATGTTCTTCTCACTTCAATCTTATTTATTCTTCAAACAGACTTTCAAACTTTATATTTTCATGGCATTTTCTTTCAAAAGACTAATCGTTTGCTCTAACGCAATCAAAATGCATGCTAGCTATAAAGTAAAAATAGCCACACAGCTGCCAGGATGCAGGAGCTAAGCAATGAATACAATAACGACTTTACGGTCACCATTTCCGGATTCTGAATGCGGCTGCCAATACCTACGATAAAAATTCCCATTAAAACTAAGCCAAGTGCTAGCGATATTTGTTCCAGCAAAGACATATCACCTATCAGAATGCCCATGGAAGCGCTTGTAATTCCCACGCCACCCACTGCGCAAATCCCATAGCCCAAAACGCTGTAACGATTCATCTCCCGCCATGTGAAAAAGAGAGAGACAAACATCGCCACTAAAGCACTAACTGCCGCAATCGCATTCCAGGGATAAGCAAGATGCATTCCTAT
Above is a genomic segment from Azotosporobacter soli containing:
- a CDS encoding tetratricopeptide repeat protein — encoded protein: MTNTKIIRVVVILSLALLCFSVFYFITKDPQCQIWLYSHQIEGTPDQSRDAYYKRGIAYSKRHQYDLAISDYSKAIELEPKKEDAYVSRGIAYANVEKINLALEDFTKAIELNATMAEAYNNRGGMYFVKGEYQKAVEDCTKAIEIAGDAKSFLLRGNAYVGLKEYEKAISDYQQAIRTNQDLVHAYFELGAVYEKKQQYKEALNAYNEFIKNAAPSDQRIAQAKERIKGLQ